From a region of the Zingiber officinale cultivar Zhangliang chromosome 4B, Zo_v1.1, whole genome shotgun sequence genome:
- the LOC121976603 gene encoding putative pectate lyase 17 — MCSVGFAGKMTMNRGRGVSRYVVTDSSDDPVRPRPGTLRYGATVLQGKVWITFARDMQIRLVRPLVVKSFTAIDGRGADVHIANGAGFLLYKVQNVIIHGLQFHHLQSQAPGPIIDPHGELSHSGNEDGDAIRVVTASKVWIDHNTLYSCEDGLIDVTRGSTDITISNNWFHNHDKVMLLGHRDGYIRDKAMRVTVAFNRFGPNCNQRMPRVRYGYAHVVNNLYDGWKEYAIGGSVGPTIMSEGNLFVASKQKEVTRRMPASEGKPLARSWNLRSEHDAFENGAFFSKSGSRVASPRYDAQQRFTAASPGAVRALTRNAGALRCSKKARC; from the exons ATGTGCTCGGTGGGCTTCGCCGGCAAGATGACCATGAACAGAGGGCGCGGCGTGAGCAGGTACGTGGTCACGGACTCTAGCGACGACCCCGTGCGGCCTCGCCCAGGGACGCTGCGCTACGGCGCGACGGTGCTCCAGGGCAAGGTGTGGATCACGTTCGCGCGAGACATGCAGATCCGCCTCGTGCGCCCGCTCGTCGTCAAGAGCTTCACCGCCATCGACGGCCGCGGCGCCGACGTCCACATCGCCAACGGCGCCGGTTTCTTGCTTTATAAG GTGCAGAACGTAATTATCCACGGGCTGCAGTTCCACCACCTGCAGTCGCAGGCGCCGGGGCCGATCATCGACCCGCACGGGGAGCTATCGCACTCCGGCAACGAGGACGGCGATGCCATCAGGGTGGTGACGGCCTCCAAGGTGTGGATCGACCACAACACACTGTACTCGTGCGAGGACGGCCTCATCGACGTCACCCGCGGCTCCACCGACATCACCATCTCCAACAACTGGTTCCACAACCACGACAAGGTCATGCTCCTCGGCCACAGAGACGGCTACATCCGTGACAAGGCCATGCGCGTCACCGTCGCCTTCAACCGCTTCGGCCCCAACTGCAACCAACGCATGCCCAG GGTGAGGTACGGATACGCGCACGTGGTGAACAACTTATACGACGGATGGAAAGAGTACGCCATCGGGGGAAGCGTCGGGCCGACCATCATGAGCGAAGGGAACCTGTTCGTGGCGTCGAAGCAGAAGGAGGTGACGAGGCGGATGCCGGCCAGCGAAGGCAAACCGCTGGCCAGGTCGTGGAATTTGCGTTCCGAGCACGACGCCTTCGAGAACGGGGCCTTCTTCAGTAAGTCGGGATCCCGCGTGGCGAGTCCCCGGTACGATGCGCAACAGAGGTTTACGGCGGCGAGCCCTGGTGCAGTGAGGGCGCTGACGAGGAACGCCGGCGCACTACGCTGCAGCAAGAAGGCTCGATGTTAG
- the LOC121976601 gene encoding DNA-binding protein RHL1-like isoform X2 — translation MAKRKKGIADDDEGRPADPETEEKRRLRSLAFSRKLLRRTSLQPSAPLEPSKAVVRLQGRDIVKRGQRKSRYLFSFPGLLAPLSSGRIGELTDLGSKNPILYLEFPQGRMKLFGTHVYPKNKYLTLQLTKSSKGVMCEDVFESMIVFSDAWWIGRKEENPQELQLELPKCISESDKVPIDYDFKGGAGSPAEEQLGGNTPANNKREPLSPKTESEDTLPDDSDNMMEQGTKNASEATPVRQSTRNAGKKRSYAESSEDDSAYNDVDVPEIIDEKMEKSCPIDFGDVASTSELVDRKVCSTEKVKKAASSKGPKGNAINKKGTLVQATLSNLFEKVADEKPKRNSNASPGSKGPGSGRPTSASKKSTEKDKAKGADKKEAKSGGKKRGKQNSSLQVPVEPEDISSDSKDDSDDDWAM, via the exons ATGGCGAAGAGAAAGAAGGGAATAGCCGACGACGACGAGGGCCGCCCGGCGGACCCGGAGACAGAAGAGAAGCGGCGTCTGAGATCGCTTGCCTTTTCTCGGAAGCTCCTTCGACGTACCTCCTTGCAGCCTTCCGCTCCCCTCGAACCCTCCAAGGCTGTCGTCAGGCTCCAGGGCCGTGACATCGTCAAGCGTGGCCAGAGAAAGAGCCGGTATCTCTTCTCCTTCCCTGGACTGCTGGCCCCTCTATCCTCTGGTCGGATCGGCGAGCTCACCGACCTTGGTTCTAAGAACCCGATCCTCTACCTCGAGTTCCCCCAG GGAAGGATGAAGCTTTTTGGCACCCATGTTTATCCCAAGAACAAGTACCTAACTCTGCAGCTGACCAAGTCGTCCAAGGGTGTTATGTGCGAAGATGTCTTTGAAAGCATG ATTGTGTTTTCTGATGCATGGTGGATTGGCCGAAAGGAGGAAAATCCACAAGAACTCCAACTGGAGTTGCCTAAATGTATTAGTGAG TCAGATAAAGTCCCTATAGATTATGACTTTAAGGGAGGTGCCGGTTCCCCTGCTGAGGAACAACTAGGTGGAAATACGCCTGCAAACAACAAAAGAGAACCACTTTCTCCTAAAACTGAATCTGAGGATACATTGCCAGATGATTCTGACAATATGATGGAACAAGGAACAAAGAATGCGAGTGAAGCAACGCCAGTTCGACAATCAACTCGAAATGCTGGGAAAAAGAGAAG TTATGCAGAATCTTCAGAAGACGATTCTGCTTATAATGATGTGGATGTACCTGAAATTATTGATGAGAAG ATGGAGAAATCATGTCCAATAGATTTTGGTGATGTAGCTTCAACAAGTGAGCTTGTTGACAGAAAAGTATGTTCAACTGAGAAAGTAAAGAAAGCTGCATCATCTAAAGGGCccaaaggaaatgccatcaacaAAAAAGGCACACTAGTTCAGGCTACTTTatctaatttatttgagaaagTTGCTGATGAG AAACCCAAACGCAATTCAAATGCTTCTCCTGGATCTAAAG GGCCTGGCAGTGGTAGGCCAACATCAGCTTCAAAGAAATCAACTGAAAAAGACAAG GCAAAGGGGGCTGATAAAAAAGAGGCAAAATCTGGTGGCAAAAAGAGGG GGAAACAGAATTCAAGTTTGCAG GTGCCTGTGGAACCTGAAGACATCTCAAGTGACTCTAAG GACGACAGTGATGACGACTGGGCTATGTAA
- the LOC121976601 gene encoding DNA-binding protein RHL1-like isoform X1, protein MAKRKKGIADDDEGRPADPETEEKRRLRSLAFSRKLLRRTSLQPSAPLEPSKAVVRLQGRDIVKRGQRKSRYLFSFPGLLAPLSSGRIGELTDLGSKNPILYLEFPQGRMKLFGTHVYPKNKYLTLQLTKSSKGVMCEDVFESMIVFSDAWWIGRKEENPQELQLELPKCISESDKVPIDYDFKGGAGSPAEEQLGGNTPANNKREPLSPKTESEDTLPDDSDNMMEQGTKNASEATPVRQSTRNAGKKRSYAESSEDDSAYNDVDVPEIIDEKMEKSCPIDFGDVASTSELVDRKVCSTEKVKKAASSKGPKGNAINKKGTLVQATLSNLFEKVADEKPKRNSNASPGSKGPGSGRPTSASKKSTEKDKAKGADKKEAKSGGKKRGKQNSSLQVPVEPEDISSDSKVNHRIVALSSLFF, encoded by the exons ATGGCGAAGAGAAAGAAGGGAATAGCCGACGACGACGAGGGCCGCCCGGCGGACCCGGAGACAGAAGAGAAGCGGCGTCTGAGATCGCTTGCCTTTTCTCGGAAGCTCCTTCGACGTACCTCCTTGCAGCCTTCCGCTCCCCTCGAACCCTCCAAGGCTGTCGTCAGGCTCCAGGGCCGTGACATCGTCAAGCGTGGCCAGAGAAAGAGCCGGTATCTCTTCTCCTTCCCTGGACTGCTGGCCCCTCTATCCTCTGGTCGGATCGGCGAGCTCACCGACCTTGGTTCTAAGAACCCGATCCTCTACCTCGAGTTCCCCCAG GGAAGGATGAAGCTTTTTGGCACCCATGTTTATCCCAAGAACAAGTACCTAACTCTGCAGCTGACCAAGTCGTCCAAGGGTGTTATGTGCGAAGATGTCTTTGAAAGCATG ATTGTGTTTTCTGATGCATGGTGGATTGGCCGAAAGGAGGAAAATCCACAAGAACTCCAACTGGAGTTGCCTAAATGTATTAGTGAG TCAGATAAAGTCCCTATAGATTATGACTTTAAGGGAGGTGCCGGTTCCCCTGCTGAGGAACAACTAGGTGGAAATACGCCTGCAAACAACAAAAGAGAACCACTTTCTCCTAAAACTGAATCTGAGGATACATTGCCAGATGATTCTGACAATATGATGGAACAAGGAACAAAGAATGCGAGTGAAGCAACGCCAGTTCGACAATCAACTCGAAATGCTGGGAAAAAGAGAAG TTATGCAGAATCTTCAGAAGACGATTCTGCTTATAATGATGTGGATGTACCTGAAATTATTGATGAGAAG ATGGAGAAATCATGTCCAATAGATTTTGGTGATGTAGCTTCAACAAGTGAGCTTGTTGACAGAAAAGTATGTTCAACTGAGAAAGTAAAGAAAGCTGCATCATCTAAAGGGCccaaaggaaatgccatcaacaAAAAAGGCACACTAGTTCAGGCTACTTTatctaatttatttgagaaagTTGCTGATGAG AAACCCAAACGCAATTCAAATGCTTCTCCTGGATCTAAAG GGCCTGGCAGTGGTAGGCCAACATCAGCTTCAAAGAAATCAACTGAAAAAGACAAG GCAAAGGGGGCTGATAAAAAAGAGGCAAAATCTGGTGGCAAAAAGAGGG GGAAACAGAATTCAAGTTTGCAG GTGCCTGTGGAACCTGAAGACATCTCAAGTGACTCTAAGGTAAACCATAGAATTGTCGCATTGTCTTCTCTGTTTTTTTAA
- the LOC121976602 gene encoding 60S acidic ribosomal protein P0-like, with the protein MVVKLSKSEKKVLYDKKLCALLDEYSKVLIAAADNVGSNQLQSIRSGLRGDSVVLMGKNTLIRRCIKIHAEKTGNNSYLNLLPLLVGNVGLIFTKGDLKEVSEEVAKYKVGAPARVGLVAPIDVIVPPGNTGLDPSQTSFFQVLNIPTKINKGTVEIITPVELIKKGDKVGSSEAALLAKLGIRPFSYGLVILSVYEDGSVFSPEVLDLTEDDLIEKFAAGISMVASLSLAVSYPTLAAAPHMFINAYKNVLAVAIATEYTFPQAEKVKEFLKDPSKFAVAAAPVAAVESAAAAAPAPAEEKKEEPAEESDDDMGFSLFD; encoded by the exons ATGGTGGTGAAGCTATCGAAGTCCGAGAAGAAGGTGTTGTACGACAAGAAGCTCTGCGCGCTTCTCGATGAGTATAGCAAGGTGCTCATTGCTGCTGCTGATAATGTTGGCTCCAACCAGCTGCAGAGCATCCGCTCGGGCCTCCGTGGCGATTCCGTTGTTCTTATGGGGAAAAACACACTTATCCGCCGCTGCATCAAGATTCATGCTGAGAAAACTGGCAACAATAGCTACCTCAACCTGCTTCCGCTCCTTGTT GGAAACGTTGGCCTGATATTTACAAAGGGAGATCTCAAGGAAGTCAGTGAAGAGGTTGCCAAGTACAAG GTGGGAGCGCCTGCTCGTGTTGGACTTGTAGCACCAATTGATGTTATTGTTCCTCCTGGAAATACTGGACTGGACCCTTCCCAGACTTCTTTCTTTCAG GTACTCAATATTCCTACCAAAATTAACAAGGGTACTGTGGAAATCATCACCCCAGTGGAGCTGATTAAGAAGGGTGACAAAGTGGGCTCTTCTGAGGCTGCTCTCCTTGCAAAGCTGGGAATTAGGCCCTTCTCATATGGTCTTGTTATTCTTTCTGTTTATGAAGATGGATCTGTATTCAGCCCTGAGGTACTGGATCTTACTGAGGATGACCTTATTGAGAAGTTTGCAGCTGGTATCTCCATGGTTGCTTCACTGTCTCTGGCCGTCTCCTACCCAACACTTGCAGCAGCTCCCCACATGTTCATCAACGCATACAAGAATGTTCTTGCTGTGGCAATAGCAACTGAGTACACATTCCCACAGGCTGAGAAAGTGAAGGAATTTCTTAAG GATCCTAGCAAATTTGCTGTTGCTGCTGCTCCAGTGGCAGCTGTTGAGTCTGCTGCTGCAGCTGCACCAGCACCTGCTGAGGAGAAGAAAGAGGAACCTGCTGAGGAATCTGATGACGACATGGGTTTTAGCTTGTTTGACTAA
- the LOC121977940 gene encoding MYB-like transcription factor EOBI produces MGCRACEKPKVNYKKGLWSPDEDQRLRDYVLSHGLSCWSAIPAKAGLQRDGKSCRLRWINYLRPGLKRGNFATEEEETIMKLQAQLGNKWSQIATHLPGRTDNEVKNYWNSHLKKKVLLKSQKPETPTCASSSSSDCTNQRPVLKYEGSHGQTLSIAEHADLSRSVNAREAAQYDLPRVFFGDWCFLNFDPDRGDEGLFSLQDSSSQAGIYKSGSKPAVTEVDDGFGVQHKGMNQIQDMMFDALFPGIVYERMGTGTGFL; encoded by the exons ATGGGCTGCAGAGCTTGCGAGAAGCCGAAGGTGAACTATAAGAAAGGGCTGTGGTCGCCTGACGAGGACCAAAGACTCAGGGATTATGTGCTTAGCCATGGCCTCAGCTGCTGGAGCGCAATCCCTGCCAAAGCTG GTTTGCAACGCGATGGGAAGAGTTGCAGGTTGAGGTGGATCAATTATCTAAGGCCAGGCCTGAAACGTGGCAATTTTGCTACGGAAGAGGAGGAAACGATCATGAAACTTCAAGCCCAGTTGggaaacaa GTGGTCACAGATAGCAACGCACCTCCCTGGAAGAACCGATAACGAAGTGAAAAACTACTGGAATTCGCAtctgaaaaagaaagttttaCTGAAGTCTCAGAAACCTGAAACCCCTACTTGTGCGAGCTCCTCCTCTTCAGACTGCACCAACCAAAGACCAGTACTTAAGTATGAAGGCTCACATGGGCAGACTCTTTCAATCGCAGAGCATGCTGACTTGAGTCGATCTGTCAATGCACGTGAAGCTGCACAGTATGACTTGCCCAGAGTCTTCTTTGGAGACTGGTGCTTTTTAAATTTCGATCCTGACAGGGGTGATGAAGGTCTGTTTAGCTTGCAGGACTCCAGTTCCCAGGCAGGGATTTACAAGTCGGGATCAAAACCAGCAGTAACAgaagttgatgatggatttggagTACAGCATAAGGGAATGAATCAGATTCAAGATATGATGTTTGATGCATTGTTCCCTGGTATAGTTTATGAAAGGATGGGTACTGGGACAGGGTTTTTGTGA